The following coding sequences are from one Phycisphaeraceae bacterium window:
- a CDS encoding TerC family protein — MPPTPLFPAFLTLLSAPPAGHPGIALLYAGFIALIIVFLALDLGVFHRRAHVVSLREAATWSVVWATCALSFTLFIYFAYNGHWLGLGLDVPIVGRPGEFTTVSGATAAGQYLAGYIVEWSLSVDNLFVIAVIFSYFRVPPMYQHRVLFWGILGALVMRGGMIALGAALIQRYAWTTYLFGGFLIFTAIKMALSRAEDTDLNKSLFVRIVRALFPISTRHDGQHFFTRIPRPGHADATRLAATPLFLALIVVEFTDLVFAVDSVPAIFAITGDPFLVLTSNVFAILGLRSLFFLLADMLRRFHYLKPALVLILLFVGVKMLLVHTQLKINTGVSLLVVVGLLGAGVAASFLLPPSAAASKQP; from the coding sequence ATGCCCCCCACGCCGCTCTTCCCCGCCTTCCTCACCCTCCTCTCCGCGCCCCCGGCAGGCCACCCCGGCATCGCCCTGCTGTACGCCGGCTTCATCGCTCTCATCATTGTCTTCCTCGCCCTCGACCTGGGCGTCTTCCACCGCCGCGCCCACGTCGTCTCGCTCCGCGAAGCCGCCACCTGGTCCGTCGTCTGGGCCACCTGCGCGCTCTCCTTCACCCTCTTCATCTACTTCGCCTACAACGGCCACTGGCTCGGCCTCGGCCTCGACGTCCCAATCGTCGGACGACCCGGCGAGTTCACCACCGTCTCCGGCGCCACCGCCGCCGGCCAGTACCTCGCCGGCTACATCGTCGAGTGGTCCCTCTCCGTCGACAACCTCTTCGTCATCGCCGTCATCTTCTCCTACTTCCGCGTCCCCCCGATGTACCAGCACCGCGTCCTCTTCTGGGGGATCCTCGGCGCCCTGGTCATGCGCGGCGGAATGATCGCCCTCGGCGCCGCCCTCATCCAGCGCTACGCCTGGACCACCTATCTCTTCGGCGGGTTCCTCATCTTCACCGCCATCAAGATGGCCCTCAGCCGCGCCGAGGACACCGACCTCAACAAGAGCCTCTTCGTCCGCATCGTCCGCGCCCTCTTCCCGATCTCCACCCGGCACGACGGCCAGCACTTCTTCACCCGCATCCCCCGCCCCGGTCACGCCGACGCCACGCGCCTCGCCGCCACCCCGCTCTTCCTCGCCCTCATCGTCGTCGAGTTCACCGACCTGGTCTTCGCGGTAGACTCCGTTCCGGCCATCTTCGCCATCACCGGCGACCCCTTCCTCGTCCTCACCTCCAACGTCTTCGCCATCCTCGGCCTCCGCTCCCTCTTCTTCCTCCTCGCCGACATGCTCCGCAGGTTCCACTACCTCAAGCCCGCCCTCGTCCTCATCCTCCTCTTCGTGGGCGTCAAGATGCTCCTCGTTCACACCCAACTCAAGATCAACACCGGCGTTTCGCTCCTCGTCGTCGTCGGCCTGCTCGGCGCGGGGGTCGCCGCCTCCTTCCTCCTTCCCCCCTCCGCCGCCGCCTCCAAGCAGCCATGA
- a CDS encoding DUF4199 domain-containing protein — protein sequence MTRLIITWGLIIGLANLLWLYLSYYLGLHTSGVVLFQIVPIVWLVITTAGMIAALRSIRRAQPDLTYSRGLLAGLLISLITAAIAVLMQVGYYTLIHPKWPEYMVEQTRRHFADLGKSQAEIDQAVETARSTFTLPVYAAQSAISALVVGALITAIAMVFLRARRTTAP from the coding sequence ATGACACGACTCATCATCACCTGGGGCCTCATCATCGGCCTCGCCAACCTCCTCTGGCTCTACCTCTCCTACTACCTCGGACTCCACACCAGCGGCGTGGTGCTCTTCCAGATCGTCCCCATCGTCTGGCTCGTCATCACCACCGCCGGCATGATCGCCGCCCTCCGCAGCATCCGCCGCGCCCAACCCGACCTGACCTACTCCCGCGGCCTCCTTGCCGGCCTCCTCATCTCGCTCATCACCGCCGCCATCGCCGTCCTCATGCAGGTCGGCTACTACACGCTGATCCACCCGAAGTGGCCCGAGTACATGGTCGAGCAGACCCGCCGTCACTTCGCCGACCTCGGCAAGTCCCAGGCGGAGATCGACCAGGCCGTCGAGACCGCGCGGAGCACCTTCACGCTCCCTGTTTACGCCGCGCAGTCCGCCATCAGCGCGCTCGTGGTGGGCGCCCTCATCACCGCCATCGCCATGGTCTTCCTGCGCGCCCGCCGCACCACGGCCCCCTGA
- a CDS encoding sodium:calcium antiporter, protein MIAHVLQFCGGLVLLLVGGRLLVAAAVDAARRLDVSPLVVGLTLVAWGTSAPELALNLISAGKGRGNLALGNVVGANLCNMALVLGVCALVKPLVVQERLVRVEVWLNAAILVFMAALGLTWGFSKWEVGVMLGVFGGYSVWTVMSAMMAARGAGGRAKEKSVGEDPMMAKGPMSWIMIGTCFVGGLALLAGGGSLASDGAAGIAIALGVPAAIVGVTIVSVGTTLPEMVTGVMAVRKGQTDLAMGNAIGSCLFNAGAVFGLVGLIAPPTVDVSLKMPLAYMAVLAVALVPISRTHGKTISRWEGALLLGSYAVFLAVSAVVVSRAG, encoded by the coding sequence GTGATTGCGCACGTGCTTCAGTTTTGCGGCGGGCTGGTGCTGCTGCTGGTGGGTGGGCGGCTGTTGGTCGCCGCGGCGGTGGACGCCGCGCGGCGGCTGGATGTGTCGCCGCTGGTGGTTGGGCTGACGCTGGTGGCGTGGGGGACGAGCGCGCCGGAGTTGGCGCTGAACCTGATTTCGGCGGGGAAGGGGCGGGGGAACCTGGCGCTGGGGAACGTGGTGGGGGCGAACCTCTGCAACATGGCGCTGGTGCTTGGGGTGTGCGCGCTGGTGAAGCCGCTGGTGGTGCAAGAGCGGCTGGTGCGCGTGGAGGTGTGGCTGAACGCGGCGATCCTGGTGTTCATGGCGGCGCTGGGGCTGACGTGGGGGTTCTCGAAGTGGGAGGTGGGGGTGATGCTGGGGGTGTTCGGCGGGTACAGCGTGTGGACGGTGATGTCGGCGATGATGGCGGCCCGCGGCGCCGGGGGGAGGGCGAAGGAGAAATCGGTCGGCGAGGACCCGATGATGGCGAAGGGGCCGATGAGCTGGATCATGATCGGCACGTGCTTCGTGGGCGGGCTGGCGCTCTTGGCGGGGGGCGGTTCGCTGGCGAGCGATGGGGCGGCCGGGATCGCGATCGCGCTGGGGGTGCCGGCGGCGATCGTGGGGGTGACGATCGTGTCGGTGGGGACGACGCTGCCGGAGATGGTGACGGGGGTGATGGCGGTGCGGAAGGGTCAGACGGATTTGGCGATGGGGAACGCGATCGGGTCGTGCCTGTTCAACGCGGGGGCGGTGTTCGGGCTTGTGGGGCTGATCGCGCCGCCGACGGTGGATGTGTCGCTGAAGATGCCGCTGGCGTACATGGCGGTGCTGGCGGTGGCGCTGGTGCCGATCAGCCGGACGCACGGAAAGACGATCTCGCGGTGGGAGGGGGCGCTGCTGCTGGGGAGTTACGCGGTGTTCCTCGCGGTGTCGGCGGTGGTGGTATCGAGGGCGGGGTAA
- a CDS encoding class I SAM-dependent methyltransferase has protein sequence MRAHRKALYESGKAPTASGGTVDVYPSGLTEGAGECLRDLAVRELSGGGGREGGPARTIEVGCAMGLSALFIIEAMLSVEGEERGWRHVAVDPFQLDQWGDSGVLSAERAGVADRLAVIREDSLLALPGLAGAVESGREAPFDFAFIDGGHHFENAFIDTYYMCRMVRPGGVIVVDDVWMPGIALAVSYFERNLGVRREGVETPAAKRFAVLRTPERAVRRAWDHFVPF, from the coding sequence TTGCGTGCACATCGAAAGGCTCTTTATGAATCAGGCAAGGCTCCGACGGCGTCCGGGGGGACGGTTGATGTGTATCCGTCGGGCCTGACTGAGGGTGCGGGGGAGTGCCTGCGAGACCTGGCGGTGCGCGAGCTGAGCGGCGGTGGGGGGCGCGAGGGGGGGCCGGCGAGGACGATCGAAGTGGGGTGCGCGATGGGGCTCTCGGCGCTGTTCATCATCGAGGCGATGCTCAGCGTTGAGGGGGAGGAGCGGGGGTGGCGGCACGTGGCGGTCGATCCGTTCCAGTTGGATCAGTGGGGTGACTCGGGGGTGCTGTCGGCGGAGCGAGCGGGGGTCGCCGATCGGCTCGCGGTGATCCGCGAGGATTCCCTGCTGGCGCTGCCGGGGTTGGCGGGGGCGGTGGAGAGCGGGCGTGAGGCTCCGTTTGACTTCGCGTTCATCGACGGCGGGCACCACTTCGAGAACGCCTTCATCGACACCTACTACATGTGCCGGATGGTGCGGCCGGGCGGGGTGATCGTGGTTGATGACGTGTGGATGCCGGGGATCGCGCTGGCGGTGTCGTACTTCGAGCGGAACCTGGGGGTGCGGCGGGAGGGGGTGGAGACGCCGGCGGCGAAGCGGTTTGCGGTGCTTCGGACGCCCGAGCGGGCGGTGCGGCGGGCGTGGGATCACTTCGTGCCGTTCTGA
- a CDS encoding metallophosphoesterase — MNRRDFLRAASLTALAAGYSLDPAEAAAALIDDPPAPTPAPAAPYPPPFDSHPVLQSPAPDGMTVFICVNTISTAWVEFGETPSLGQVTHSALHGLRSLSGRVHRIRLTNLKPGTRYHYRVVICPISFRSAYRIRRGEPVASSTFSFTTLDAGRGPKATFSVINDTHENPETLAAATSFLNAAPADLTFWNGDIFNDVRSDPQIVEQIMRPPPNLPYAATSPLCFVSGNHDVRGIHARSLDAFIDVPGGKRHYLLRQGPVAFIVLDTGEDKDDNHPGYAGLGEFSAYRESQRLWLDGTLKDPLFRSAPFKVAILHIPLHGKASNADCRNKWHAPLAAAGIDLAINGHVHEFAYHPPDRDRPYAQLVGGGPAPPTATVIRAAADRRQLLVTVLDLSGKEIGSFPFRRT, encoded by the coding sequence ATGAACCGCCGCGACTTCCTCCGCGCCGCCTCCCTCACCGCCCTCGCCGCGGGCTACTCGCTCGACCCCGCCGAGGCCGCCGCCGCGCTCATCGATGATCCCCCGGCGCCAACCCCGGCTCCCGCCGCCCCCTACCCGCCCCCGTTCGACAGCCACCCCGTCCTCCAGAGCCCCGCCCCCGACGGCATGACCGTCTTCATCTGCGTCAACACCATCTCCACCGCCTGGGTGGAGTTCGGCGAGACCCCCTCCCTCGGCCAGGTCACCCACAGCGCCCTCCACGGCCTCCGCTCCCTCTCCGGCCGCGTCCACCGCATCCGCCTCACGAACCTCAAGCCCGGCACCCGCTACCACTACCGCGTCGTCATCTGCCCCATCTCCTTCCGCAGCGCGTACAGGATCCGCCGCGGCGAGCCCGTCGCCTCCTCCACCTTCTCCTTCACCACCCTCGACGCCGGCCGCGGCCCCAAGGCCACGTTCTCCGTCATCAACGACACCCACGAAAACCCCGAGACCCTCGCCGCCGCCACCTCCTTCCTGAACGCCGCCCCCGCCGACCTCACGTTCTGGAACGGCGACATCTTCAACGACGTCCGCTCCGATCCGCAGATCGTCGAGCAGATTATGCGCCCCCCGCCCAACCTCCCCTACGCCGCGACCTCCCCCCTCTGCTTCGTCAGCGGCAACCACGACGTCCGCGGCATCCACGCCCGCTCCCTCGATGCCTTCATCGATGTCCCCGGTGGCAAGCGCCACTACCTCCTCCGCCAGGGCCCCGTCGCCTTCATCGTCCTCGACACCGGCGAGGACAAGGACGACAACCACCCCGGCTACGCCGGCCTCGGCGAGTTCAGCGCCTACCGCGAATCACAGCGGCTCTGGCTCGACGGCACGCTCAAGGACCCCCTCTTCCGCAGCGCGCCATTCAAGGTCGCCATCCTCCACATCCCCCTCCACGGCAAGGCCAGCAACGCTGACTGCCGCAACAAGTGGCACGCCCCTCTCGCCGCCGCGGGCATCGACCTCGCCATCAACGGCCACGTCCACGAGTTCGCGTACCACCCCCCCGACCGCGACCGCCCCTACGCCCAACTCGTCGGCGGCGGCCCCGCGCCCCCCACCGCCACCGTCATCCGCGCCGCGGCCGACCGCCGCCAACTTCTCGTCACCGTTCTCGACCTCTCCGGCAAGGAGATCGGCTCGTTCCCCTTCCGGCGCACCTGA
- a CDS encoding DUF1428 domain-containing protein, whose product MARYVDGFVIPVATKNMAAYKTLAKKASKLWKEHGALEYRECVGEDLAVKLGAPFPKVLKTKKGETVVFSWIVYKSRAHRDRVNADLMKDPRLTALCNPKNTPFDVKRMMYGGFEVIVEA is encoded by the coding sequence ATGGCGCGTTATGTCGATGGGTTCGTCATCCCGGTTGCGACCAAGAACATGGCTGCGTACAAGACGCTGGCGAAGAAGGCCTCGAAGTTGTGGAAAGAGCACGGGGCGCTGGAATACCGCGAGTGCGTGGGCGAGGACCTGGCGGTGAAGCTGGGGGCGCCGTTTCCGAAGGTGCTGAAGACGAAGAAGGGGGAGACGGTGGTGTTCTCGTGGATCGTGTACAAGTCCCGGGCGCATCGGGACCGCGTCAACGCGGATTTGATGAAGGACCCGCGCCTGACGGCGTTGTGCAACCCGAAGAACACACCTTTTGATGTAAAGCGCATGATGTACGGCGGGTTCGAGGTGATCGTCGAGGCATGA